Proteins from one Clostridium cellulovorans 743B genomic window:
- the rseP gene encoding RIP metalloprotease RseP, translated as MVSQILYVIYALLAFSFLVLIHELGHFIVARLNGVKVEEFAIGMGPKIYSYQGKETMYSIRLLPIGGYNKMLGEYDGANGEVGEDTNFENLSDNPKSLTSKKNWQRFLIIAAGPFMNLIGAIMLFAIVNIGAGGFQTLGVDSLTDNSPAKEAGILPGDNIVKIDGNKVKYVEDLKNELLKANGNKVTVEVNRGGDVKSFDITPAKGEAKGDYNLGFIPVIAKNPSILQALNRGVYEVKFMVKLTFDFFKDLFTGKADIANSVGGPVTIVKVSVAQAKAGWLNLVYFMALMSVQLAVFNILPIPALDGGYLLLYLFQMITRKKISEQKVGSIVTVGFLILMGLMVIVTIKDVLFPVNI; from the coding sequence GTGGTTAGTCAAATATTATATGTTATTTATGCTTTGTTGGCATTTAGTTTTTTAGTGTTAATTCATGAATTAGGACATTTTATAGTGGCAAGACTTAATGGAGTTAAGGTAGAAGAATTTGCAATAGGAATGGGACCTAAGATATATTCATATCAAGGAAAAGAAACTATGTATTCTATAAGATTATTGCCTATAGGTGGCTACAATAAGATGCTTGGAGAATACGATGGTGCAAATGGTGAGGTTGGGGAAGATACGAATTTTGAAAATCTTTCTGATAACCCTAAATCTCTTACAAGTAAAAAGAATTGGCAAAGATTTTTAATAATAGCAGCTGGACCATTTATGAATTTAATTGGAGCAATAATGCTATTTGCTATAGTAAATATAGGCGCAGGTGGCTTTCAGACTTTAGGAGTTGATTCCCTTACAGATAATTCCCCAGCAAAAGAAGCAGGAATTCTTCCAGGAGATAATATTGTTAAAATTGACGGAAATAAAGTAAAATATGTTGAAGACTTAAAAAATGAATTACTTAAGGCTAATGGAAATAAGGTTACTGTTGAAGTAAACAGAGGTGGGGATGTAAAATCTTTTGATATTACTCCAGCAAAAGGTGAAGCAAAAGGCGATTACAATTTAGGATTTATACCTGTAATAGCTAAAAATCCTAGTATTCTTCAAGCACTTAATCGTGGAGTATATGAAGTTAAATTTATGGTGAAGCTAACTTTTGATTTCTTTAAAGATTTATTCACTGGAAAAGCTGATATTGCTAATAGCGTTGGAGGACCTGTTACTATAGTTAAGGTATCAGTAGCACAAGCTAAGGCTGGATGGCTAAATCTTGTTTATTTTATGGCACTCATGAGTGTTCAGTTGGCTGTATTTAATATTTTACCTATACCTGCTTTAGATGGAGGATACCTTTTACTGTATTTATTCCAAATGATAACAAGGAAAAAGATAAGTGAACAAAAGGTTGGTTCAATTGTGACTGTTGGTTTCTTGATATTAATGGGATTAATGGTCATAGTGACAATCAAAGATGTGTTATTTCCTGTAAACATATAG
- the frr gene encoding ribosome recycling factor yields the protein MVKEIISNAEEKMKKTVTVLKKDLNTLKAGKANPTMLDRIEVEYYGTMTPINQVANISAPEPRILLIQPWDKGSLKAIEKAILISDLGINPNSDGNVIRLIVPELTEETRRDITKKVKKFGEDAKVAVRSIRRDANDKIKNLKKENTITEDEMKSAEDNVQKKTDAFVKEIDSIISDKEKEVMSL from the coding sequence ATGGTTAAAGAAATTATTTCAAATGCTGAAGAAAAGATGAAAAAAACAGTAACAGTATTAAAGAAAGATTTGAATACTTTAAAAGCAGGAAAAGCTAATCCTACTATGCTTGATAGAATAGAAGTAGAGTATTATGGTACAATGACACCAATAAACCAAGTTGCTAATATATCAGCACCAGAACCAAGAATATTATTAATCCAACCTTGGGATAAAGGGTCATTAAAAGCTATTGAAAAAGCTATATTGATTTCAGATTTAGGAATTAACCCAAATAGTGATGGTAATGTCATTAGGCTTATAGTTCCAGAACTTACGGAAGAAACAAGAAGAGATATAACTAAAAAAGTTAAAAAGTTTGGTGAAGATGCTAAAGTTGCAGTAAGATCTATAAGAAGAGATGCTAATGATAAAATTAAAAATCTTAAAAAAGAGAATACTATAACTGAGGATGAAATGAAGTCTGCAGAAGATAATGTCCAAAAGAAAACTGATGCATTTGTAAAAGAAATAGATTCCATTATCAGCGATAAAGAAAAAGAAGTTATGTCTCTATAA
- a CDS encoding isoprenyl transferase — translation MFGFLKKDNNNKAIELDMDKIPEHIAIIMDGNGRWAQGKKLPRSAGHKAGAENVREITKECSKLGVKYLTLYAFSTENWKRSNEEVNILMKLMVEFLNKEIDELHENQVVVRCLGDITKLPEECRKTLEEAYERTKDNTGINLNLAINYGGRDEILKAVRLIAKDVLESKSNIETLDIGDVEKYLYTAGMPDPDLIIRPSGEKRISNFLLWQCAYSEFWYSNINWPDFNRNNLQEAILDYQDRDRRFGGINK, via the coding sequence ATGTTTGGATTTTTGAAAAAAGATAATAATAATAAAGCTATTGAACTTGATATGGATAAAATTCCAGAACATATAGCTATTATTATGGATGGGAATGGCAGATGGGCTCAAGGAAAAAAACTTCCTAGAAGTGCCGGACATAAAGCTGGAGCAGAAAATGTTAGAGAAATAACAAAAGAATGTTCTAAACTAGGAGTAAAATACCTAACACTATATGCTTTTTCCACAGAAAATTGGAAGAGATCTAATGAAGAAGTAAATATTTTAATGAAGCTGATGGTAGAATTTTTAAATAAAGAAATTGATGAGTTACATGAAAACCAAGTTGTAGTTAGGTGCCTAGGGGATATAACTAAGCTTCCAGAAGAATGTAGGAAAACTTTAGAAGAAGCTTACGAAAGAACGAAAGATAACACCGGAATAAACCTTAACCTAGCTATAAATTATGGTGGTAGAGATGAAATTTTAAAAGCTGTAAGGTTAATCGCAAAGGATGTATTAGAGAGTAAGAGCAATATAGAAACCTTAGATATTGGAGATGTTGAAAAGTATTTGTATACTGCAGGAATGCCAGATCCAGATCTTATTATAAGACCAAGTGGTGAAAAAAGAATTAGTAATTTTCTTTTATGGCAATGTGCGTACTCTGAATTTTGGTATTCAAATATAAATTGGCCTGATTTTAACAGAAATAATTTACAGGAGGCTATTTTAGATTATCAAGATAGAGATAGACGATTTGGAGGTATAAATAAGTAG
- a CDS encoding 1-deoxy-D-xylulose-5-phosphate reductoisomerase, translated as MRNITILGATGSIGTQALEIIRGDRGNFNLLAASANTNVTSIKNIIDEFAPKYITMMDKDSYNIVKDYCKAKNLSVEVLYGVEGLIEISTLSDVDLVLTSLVGMIGLRPTIEAIKAGIDIALANKETLVVGGEIVMDLAKKHKVKILPVDSEHGAIFQCLQGNQYKDIDKILLTASGGPFRGRPLNELQKVDVNDALSHPKWNMGKKISIDSATLINKGLEVIEAKWLFDIQPSNIEVLVHPQSIVHSMVQYKDGSVIAQLSNPDMKLPIQYALNYPIRKASVIKTLNLLEIRELTFEKPDLNTFKGLKLAYDAINEGGNLPTILNSANEVAVELFLNGKISFLDIANIIEQCMLKIEKIRNITLDEILYTEELVRRYIKDLIK; from the coding sequence ATGAGAAATATTACCATACTAGGAGCTACTGGATCCATAGGAACGCAAGCTCTAGAAATAATTAGAGGAGATAGAGGAAATTTTAATCTTCTTGCTGCGTCTGCAAATACTAATGTAACTTCCATTAAGAATATTATAGATGAATTTGCTCCAAAGTACATAACGATGATGGATAAAGATTCCTATAACATTGTAAAAGATTATTGTAAAGCTAAAAATTTGTCTGTAGAGGTTTTATATGGTGTCGAAGGCTTAATTGAAATAAGTACATTAAGTGATGTTGACTTGGTGCTAACTTCACTTGTAGGAATGATAGGTTTAAGACCTACTATTGAGGCAATAAAAGCTGGTATTGATATAGCACTTGCTAATAAAGAAACTTTAGTAGTAGGTGGAGAGATTGTCATGGACCTTGCTAAAAAGCATAAGGTCAAGATATTACCAGTGGATTCAGAACATGGAGCAATATTTCAATGTCTTCAAGGAAATCAATATAAGGACATAGATAAAATTCTTTTAACCGCATCAGGTGGACCATTTAGGGGTAGGCCTTTAAATGAGCTCCAAAAGGTAGATGTTAATGATGCTTTGAGTCATCCAAAATGGAATATGGGGAAAAAGATATCAATTGATTCGGCTACATTAATAAATAAGGGTCTAGAGGTTATTGAAGCAAAATGGCTTTTTGATATTCAGCCTTCTAATATAGAAGTTTTAGTTCATCCTCAAAGTATAGTTCATTCAATGGTTCAGTACAAAGATGGTAGTGTTATAGCTCAGTTATCAAACCCTGATATGAAGCTACCTATCCAATACGCACTTAATTATCCAATTCGAAAAGCTAGTGTAATTAAGACTCTTAACTTATTGGAAATAAGGGAGCTAACCTTTGAAAAACCAGACTTAAATACTTTTAAAGGTTTAAAACTTGCATATGATGCTATAAATGAAGGAGGAAATCTTCCAACGATCTTAAATAGTGCCAATGAAGTGGCAGTAGAATTGTTTTTGAATGGTAAAATAAGTTTCTTAGATATAGCTAATATCATAGAACAATGTATGTTAAAAATTGAAAAAATAAGGAATATTACTTTGGATGAAATATTATATACAGAAGAATTAGTAAGAAGATATATAAAAGATTTAATAAAGTAG
- the ispG gene encoding flavodoxin-dependent (E)-4-hydroxy-3-methylbut-2-enyl-diphosphate synthase yields MLRKKTKKIAVGDIFIGGDSPISVQSMTNTDTRNVEATVSQILALEEAGCDIVRCAVKDMEAASAIKEIVTKVNIPVVADIHFDYRLALESIKNGISALRINPGNIGDLERVRAVASKAKERHIPIRIGVNSGSLEKEILNKYKKVTKEALVESALNHVKILEAVDFNDIVISIKSSDVVTMVESYKLASSLCDYPMHLGVTEAGTIWRGTIKSSVGIGALLCEGIGDTIRVSLTGDPLEEIKVGKEILKSVGYNNSGIQFVSCPTCGRTEIDLINIANEVEAKLESCKKNIKVAIMGCIVNGPGEAREADIGIAGGNGEGLIFKKGQIIRKVKEEDLVKELLQEIENL; encoded by the coding sequence ATGTTGAGGAAAAAGACTAAAAAAATAGCAGTAGGCGATATATTTATAGGAGGAGACTCTCCTATATCTGTTCAATCTATGACTAACACTGATACTAGAAATGTAGAGGCTACTGTTTCACAAATTTTAGCATTGGAAGAAGCAGGTTGTGATATTGTAAGATGTGCTGTTAAAGATATGGAAGCAGCTTCAGCAATTAAGGAAATTGTAACAAAGGTAAATATTCCTGTTGTAGCTGATATCCACTTTGATTATAGATTAGCTTTAGAGTCAATAAAGAATGGTATATCTGCTTTAAGAATAAATCCAGGGAATATTGGAGATCTTGAAAGGGTAAGAGCCGTGGCATCAAAAGCCAAGGAAAGACATATTCCAATAAGAATAGGTGTTAATTCTGGTTCTTTAGAAAAAGAAATATTAAATAAATATAAAAAGGTTACTAAAGAAGCTTTAGTTGAAAGTGCTTTAAATCATGTAAAAATATTGGAAGCTGTAGATTTTAATGATATAGTTATTTCGATAAAATCTTCAGATGTAGTTACTATGGTGGAAAGTTATAAATTAGCTTCAAGTCTTTGTGACTATCCTATGCATTTAGGTGTTACGGAGGCTGGTACTATATGGAGAGGAACTATAAAGTCTTCTGTAGGTATTGGAGCTTTATTGTGTGAGGGTATCGGTGATACAATAAGAGTTTCTCTTACAGGTGATCCTTTAGAAGAAATTAAAGTTGGAAAAGAAATTTTGAAGAGTGTAGGATATAATAATTCAGGTATACAATTCGTATCATGTCCAACTTGTGGAAGAACAGAAATTGATTTAATAAATATTGCCAATGAAGTTGAGGCAAAACTTGAATCTTGTAAAAAGAATATTAAAGTTGCTATAATGGGATGTATAGTTAATGGACCTGGTGAAGCTAGAGAAGCTGATATAGGTATAGCTGGCGGAAACGGTGAAGGTTTAATATTCAAAAAAGGACAAATTATAAGAAAAGTTAAGGAAGAAGATCTTGTTAAAGAACTTCTACAGGAAATTGAAAATCTGTAG
- the pyrH gene encoding UMP kinase, with product MESVKYKRIMLKLSGEALAGEKGYGVDFEVAKRIAEEIKEIIDMGVEIGAVVGGGNIWRGRDGGEMDRVTADHMGMLATCINALALQDSLEAVGVHTRVQTAIEMRQVAEPYIRRKAIRHLEKGRVVIFAAGTGNPYFSTDTAASLRAAEIEAEAILLAKKVDGVYDKDPNKFTDAKKFVNLSHLEVIKQGLQVMDSTASSLCMDNNIPIIVFGLDKPGNIKKVVLGENIGTTVSNQ from the coding sequence ATGGAATCTGTAAAGTATAAGAGAATTATGTTAAAATTATCTGGGGAAGCATTAGCTGGAGAAAAGGGTTATGGCGTTGATTTTGAAGTAGCCAAAAGAATTGCAGAAGAGATAAAAGAAATAATTGATATGGGTGTAGAAATTGGTGCAGTAGTTGGTGGCGGCAACATTTGGAGAGGTAGAGACGGCGGAGAAATGGACAGAGTAACTGCAGACCATATGGGAATGCTAGCAACTTGCATAAATGCCCTAGCACTTCAAGATTCTTTAGAGGCAGTAGGCGTTCATACAAGAGTTCAAACAGCAATTGAGATGCGTCAAGTTGCAGAGCCGTATATAAGAAGGAAGGCTATTAGACATCTAGAAAAAGGAAGAGTTGTTATATTTGCAGCAGGAACAGGTAATCCATATTTTTCTACAGATACAGCAGCATCATTAAGAGCAGCTGAAATAGAAGCAGAAGCCATTTTACTTGCGAAAAAAGTTGATGGAGTATACGACAAAGATCCAAATAAGTTTACAGATGCCAAGAAGTTTGTTAACCTCTCTCATCTAGAAGTAATTAAGCAAGGGTTACAGGTTATGGATTCAACAGCTTCATCCTTATGTATGGATAACAATATACCAATTATTGTTTTCGGACTTGATAAGCCAGGTAATATAAAGAAAGTAGTGCTTGGCGAGAATATAGGAACAACAGTAAGTAATCAATAA
- a CDS encoding phosphatidate cytidylyltransferase — MNKRYLGALILTPLVIFISVGGDLLRYGLLLLSFMGIYELYSVASKKGIKPIKFVGYFATIAYYIFLKNVDFAVVAFLIFLSMMLLLSITAVNSRYNFNDIFTTIGGFIYVPVFFSFIYLTNVKEYGEYLIWIIFFSSWVSDTCAYFVGVNFGKHKIIPKISPNKTVEGSLGGLLGGGISCFLFGLFAKSNGVQVELYHYIIIGLLCSIFSQLGDLTASSIKRHVGVKDYSNLIPGHGGILDRFDSILFSSVIVFYYVSFIIGL; from the coding sequence ATGAATAAACGTTATTTAGGAGCACTAATATTAACACCTCTTGTTATTTTTATATCAGTTGGTGGAGATTTACTTAGGTATGGTCTTTTACTATTATCTTTCATGGGAATATATGAATTATATAGTGTTGCCTCGAAAAAAGGTATTAAACCAATTAAATTTGTAGGATACTTCGCTACTATAGCGTACTATATATTTCTTAAGAATGTTGATTTTGCAGTAGTAGCATTTTTGATATTCTTAAGCATGATGCTATTACTTTCTATTACAGCGGTAAATTCAAGATATAATTTTAATGATATTTTTACAACTATAGGTGGTTTCATATATGTTCCTGTATTTTTTAGCTTTATATATTTGACTAATGTTAAGGAATATGGAGAATATTTGATATGGATAATATTTTTTTCTTCGTGGGTTTCTGATACCTGTGCGTATTTTGTAGGAGTGAATTTCGGAAAACATAAAATAATTCCTAAAATTAGCCCCAATAAAACTGTAGAAGGTTCTTTAGGTGGCTTATTAGGTGGAGGAATATCATGCTTTTTATTTGGACTTTTTGCCAAGTCTAATGGCGTACAAGTGGAATTATACCATTATATTATAATTGGATTGTTATGTAGTATTTTTTCACAACTTGGAGATTTAACCGCATCATCAATAAAACGACATGTAGGAGTAAAGGATTATAGTAACTTGATACCAGGACATGGTGGAATTTTAGATAGATTTGATAGCATTTTATTTTCTTCAGTAATAGTTTTTTATTATGTATCATTTATAATAGGTTTATAG